In one Brienomyrus brachyistius isolate T26 chromosome 12, BBRACH_0.4, whole genome shotgun sequence genomic region, the following are encoded:
- the LOC125704733 gene encoding protein transport protein Sec24D-like isoform X1 — MSQQGYVATTPLSQAQPGMGGYHSGFGTPASQPLYGHYGAGPQFPAGLSGSPRHLPPSVSGGPSNPGPPPFSHAGPQGGMQSQRFPAPAISASPISPYGQTPLPAPHSLPSQAPPPADTSCPSPVRLLAGQMETMHVGGYGHVQMQSAPLHTGTTDHQFHPPTSPPAMGHHVLPSPQPQGPPSTLGAPSLLAAPQPVGAMTTAQHMRMSGSFSGPGPHGSSGFAQPPGTPGTPGFSPQAGTYGGQVSAAQPPFPGTFPGGAAQMAGPPQKKPDPDSIPSPTQVMEDERSRRGGQVYSTNLRGQIPPLVTTDFMVQDQGHTSPRFIRCTAYSFPCTADMAKQSHIPLAAVIKPFASIPNNETPLYVVDHGEAGPLRCNRCKAYMCPFMHFIDGGRRYQCGFCSCVNEVPASYFQHLDHMGRRVDVYQRPELSLGSYEFIATLDYCKDNKPPSPPAFIFMIDVSFTTIKRGLVRLVCEELKTLLDRLPREEGAERSAIKVGFVTYNKVLHFYNVKSSLAQPQMMVVSDVAEMFVPLLDGFLVDFQESRSVISNLLDQIPDMFADTSESETVFAPVIQAGVETLKAAECSGKLFIFHSSLPTAEAPGRLRNREDKRLINTEKEKSLFQPARGAYEQLSKDCVSSGCCVDLFLFPSQYVDVASMGDVPLHTGGSVYMYPNFQVEADSDLFLSDLRSDVKRPIGFDAIMRVRTSTGFRATNFFGSIYMSNTTDVEMAAVDCHKAITVEFKHDDTLSEDTGALLQCALLYTTVGGRRRLRIHNLGLNCCSQLTDLYKSCETDALINYFAKSAYGAMLNQPLKGVREGLASEAAHMLACYRKHCAAPSAMSQLILPDAMKVFPAYMNSLLKSAALVASVELSTDDRALQRLTVLGMGVEETQALFYPRLIPLHDVDPVSTGIPPPVRCSRERLSEQGLYLLEDGRQIILWLGQACPPTLVQSIFGVPSFAHVSTVVGTLPELDNPHSKRLRAVIDLITQQRPYSMKLLVVKQKEKNEALFLQRLVEDPGLHGGPSYMDFLCHVHREIRQILT, encoded by the exons ATGAGTCAGCAGGGATATGTTGCCACAACGCCCCTCTCCCAGGCCCAGCCTGGTATGGGGGGGTACCATTCTGGCTTTGGGACACCAGCTTCTCAGCCTCTCTATGGGCACTATGGAGCCGGCCCTCAGTTTCCCGCAGGGCTGTCAG GTTCTCCCAGGCACCTGCCTCCATCTGTCTCAGGCGGGCCCTCAAATCCaggcccccccccattcagccACGCCGGCCCACAGGGCGGCATGCAGTCCCAGAG GTTTCCCGCTCCTGCCATCTCTGCCTCCCCCATTTCCCCATATGGCCAGACTCCATTGCCCGCCCCTCACAGCCTGCCCAGCCAAGCTCCTCCACCAGCAGACACATCGTGTCCTTCCCCAGTTCGGCTGCTTGCCGGTCAGATGGAAACCATGCATGTCGGTGGATACG GCCATGTTCAAATGCAGAGTGCTCCGTTACACACTGGGACCACTGACCACCAGTTCCACCCACCCACATCACCACCCGCCATGGGTCACCATGTTCTACCTTCACCTCAGCCCCAAGGCCCTCCCTCTACTCTCGGAGCCCCGTCGCTATTGGCCGCCCCCCAGCCCGTGGGTGCCATGACGACAGCTCAACATATGAGAATGTCTGGCTCTTTCTCTGGGCCTGGCCCTCATGGCAGCAGTGGATTTGCACAGCCCCCAGGAACTCCTGGAACACCTGGGTTCTCACCTCAAG CAGGCACCTACGGCGGGCAGGTATCTGCGGCTCAGCCCCCGTTCCCTGGCACCtttcctggaggagctgcacagATGGCCGGACCCCCTCAGAAGAAGCCCGACCCAGACTCCATTCCCAGCCCG ACCCAAGTCATGGAGGATGAGCGGAGCAGGCGGGGGGGTCAGGTGTACAGTACCAACCTCCGAGGCCAGATCCCTCCTTTGGTCACCACCGACTTCATGGTCCAGGACCAGG GCCACACCAGCCCCCGGTTCATCCGCTGCACGGCCTACTCCTTCCCCTGCACGGCCGACATGGCCAAACAGAGTCACATCCCCCTGGCCGCAGTCATAAAGCCCTTTGCCTCTATCCCAAACAACGAG actcccctgtacgtTGTAGACCACGGCGAGGCCGGCCCACTCCGCTGCAACCGATGCAAGGCCTACATGTGCCCCTTCATGCACTTCATTGACGGGGGGCGCCGGTACCAGTGTGGCTTCTGTAGCTGCGTTAATGAAG TGCCAGCTTCCTATTTCCAGCATCTGGACCACATGGGCCGAAGGGTAGACGTCTACCAGAGGCCCGAACTGTCGCTGGGCTCCTATGAGTTCATTGCCACTCTGGACTACTGCAAG GACAACAAACCCCCCAGCCCACCGGCGTTCATCTTCATGATCGACGTGTCCTTCACCACTATCAAGCGAGGCCTGGTCCGCTTGGTGTGCGAAGAGCTGAAGACGCTGCTGGACCGGCTGCCCAG GGAGGAGGGGGCCGAGCGGTCTGCCATCAAGGTGGGCTTCGTCACCTACAACAAGGTCCTGCACTTCTACAACGTGAAGAGCTCCCTGGCACAGCCCCAAATGATGGTGGTGTCCGACGTGGCCGAGATGTTCGTGCCCCTGCTGGACGGCTTCCTCGTCGACTTCCAGGAGTCCCGCTCCGTCATCAGCAA tctgCTAGACCAGATCCCTGACATGTTTGCCGACACCAGTGAGAGCGAGACCGTGTTTGCGCCCGTCATCCAGGCCGGCGTGGAGACCCTGAAA GCTGCAGAGTGCAGCGGCAAACTCTTCATTttccactcctctctcccaacTGCCGAGGCCCCTGGGAGACTGCGGAACAGGGAGGACAAGAGGCTCATTAACACGGAGAAAGAGAAG TCTCTCTTCCAGCCAGCGAGGGGCGCCTACGAGCAGCTGTCCAAGGACTGTGTGTCTAGCGGCTGCTGTGTGGACCTCTTCCTCTTCCCCAGCCAGTATGTGGATGTGGCCAGTATGGGGGACGTCCCGCTGCACACCGGGGGGTCCGTCTACATGTACCCCAACTTCCAG GTGGAAGCCGACAGCGACCTTTTCCTGAGCGATCTGAGAAGTGATGTGAAGCGGCCGATCGGATTCGACGCGATCATGCGCGTCCGGACCAGCACGG GCTTCCGGGCCACTAACTTCTTTGGGTCCATCTACATGAGCAACACCACCGACGTGGAGATGGCCGCTGTGGACTGCCACAAGGCCATCACCGTGGAGTTCAAACACGACGACACACTCAGCGAGGACACTGGCGCCTTGCTGCAG TGCGCACTGCTGTACACCACCGTGGGCGGCCGGAGGCGGCTGCGAATCCACAACCTCGGCCTCAACTGCTGCTCCCAGCTGACCGATCTCTACAAGAGCTGCGAGACTGATGCCCTCATCAACTACTTCGCCAAATCAG CATACGGCGCCATGCTGAACCAACCGCTGAAGGGGGTGCGAGAGGGCTTGGCCAGCGAGGCGGCCCACATGCTGGCCTGCTACAGGAAGCACTGCGCTGCCCCCTCGGCCATGAGCCAG TTGATTCTGCCCGATGCCATGAAGGTGTTCCCGGCGTATATGAACAGCCTCCTGAAGAGCGCCGCCCTTGTGGCCAGTGTGGAACTCTCCACAGATGATAGGGCTCTGCAGAGGCTGACAGTGTTGGGCATGGGTGTGGAAGAGACTCAAGCCCTCTTCTACCCACGCCTCATTCCACTG CATGACGTTGACCCAGTTTCCACGGGGATTCCGCCACCCGTGCGCTGCTCTCGGGAACGCCTCAGCGAACAGGGACTCTACCTGCTGGAAGACGGCCGCCAGATCATCCTGTGGCTAGGCCAGGCCTGCCCCCCTACTCTAGTACAAAGCATCTTCGGTGTGCCGTCCTTCGCCCACGTCAGCACCGTTGTG GGCACCCTGCCAGAATTGGACAACCCACACTCTAAGAGGCTCCGTGCAGTCATCGACCTCATCACCCAGCAAAGGCCCTACTCCATGAAG CTCCTGGTGGTCAAGCAGAAGGAGAAGAACGAGGCTCTGTTCCTTCAGCGGCTGGTGGAGGACCCCGGGCTTCACGGCGGCCCCTCCTACATGGACTTCCTGTGCCACGTCCACAGAGAGATCCGGCAGATTCTCACCTGA
- the LOC125704733 gene encoding protein transport protein Sec24D-like isoform X2 produces MSQQGYVATTPLSQAQPGMGGYHSGFGTPASQPLYGHYGAGPQFPAGLSGSPRHLPPSVSGGPSNPGPPPFSHAGPQGGMQSQRFPAPAISASPISPYGQTPLPAPHSLPSQAPPPADTSCPSPVRLLAGQMETMHVGGYGHVQMQSAPLHTGTTDHQFHPPTSPPAMGHHVLPSPQPQGPPSTLGAPSLLAAPQPVGAMTTAQHMRMSGSFSGPGPHGSSGFAQPPGTPGTPGFSPQGTYGGQVSAAQPPFPGTFPGGAAQMAGPPQKKPDPDSIPSPTQVMEDERSRRGGQVYSTNLRGQIPPLVTTDFMVQDQGHTSPRFIRCTAYSFPCTADMAKQSHIPLAAVIKPFASIPNNETPLYVVDHGEAGPLRCNRCKAYMCPFMHFIDGGRRYQCGFCSCVNEVPASYFQHLDHMGRRVDVYQRPELSLGSYEFIATLDYCKDNKPPSPPAFIFMIDVSFTTIKRGLVRLVCEELKTLLDRLPREEGAERSAIKVGFVTYNKVLHFYNVKSSLAQPQMMVVSDVAEMFVPLLDGFLVDFQESRSVISNLLDQIPDMFADTSESETVFAPVIQAGVETLKAAECSGKLFIFHSSLPTAEAPGRLRNREDKRLINTEKEKSLFQPARGAYEQLSKDCVSSGCCVDLFLFPSQYVDVASMGDVPLHTGGSVYMYPNFQVEADSDLFLSDLRSDVKRPIGFDAIMRVRTSTGFRATNFFGSIYMSNTTDVEMAAVDCHKAITVEFKHDDTLSEDTGALLQCALLYTTVGGRRRLRIHNLGLNCCSQLTDLYKSCETDALINYFAKSAYGAMLNQPLKGVREGLASEAAHMLACYRKHCAAPSAMSQLILPDAMKVFPAYMNSLLKSAALVASVELSTDDRALQRLTVLGMGVEETQALFYPRLIPLHDVDPVSTGIPPPVRCSRERLSEQGLYLLEDGRQIILWLGQACPPTLVQSIFGVPSFAHVSTVVGTLPELDNPHSKRLRAVIDLITQQRPYSMKLLVVKQKEKNEALFLQRLVEDPGLHGGPSYMDFLCHVHREIRQILT; encoded by the exons ATGAGTCAGCAGGGATATGTTGCCACAACGCCCCTCTCCCAGGCCCAGCCTGGTATGGGGGGGTACCATTCTGGCTTTGGGACACCAGCTTCTCAGCCTCTCTATGGGCACTATGGAGCCGGCCCTCAGTTTCCCGCAGGGCTGTCAG GTTCTCCCAGGCACCTGCCTCCATCTGTCTCAGGCGGGCCCTCAAATCCaggcccccccccattcagccACGCCGGCCCACAGGGCGGCATGCAGTCCCAGAG GTTTCCCGCTCCTGCCATCTCTGCCTCCCCCATTTCCCCATATGGCCAGACTCCATTGCCCGCCCCTCACAGCCTGCCCAGCCAAGCTCCTCCACCAGCAGACACATCGTGTCCTTCCCCAGTTCGGCTGCTTGCCGGTCAGATGGAAACCATGCATGTCGGTGGATACG GCCATGTTCAAATGCAGAGTGCTCCGTTACACACTGGGACCACTGACCACCAGTTCCACCCACCCACATCACCACCCGCCATGGGTCACCATGTTCTACCTTCACCTCAGCCCCAAGGCCCTCCCTCTACTCTCGGAGCCCCGTCGCTATTGGCCGCCCCCCAGCCCGTGGGTGCCATGACGACAGCTCAACATATGAGAATGTCTGGCTCTTTCTCTGGGCCTGGCCCTCATGGCAGCAGTGGATTTGCACAGCCCCCAGGAACTCCTGGAACACCTGGGTTCTCACCTCAAG GCACCTACGGCGGGCAGGTATCTGCGGCTCAGCCCCCGTTCCCTGGCACCtttcctggaggagctgcacagATGGCCGGACCCCCTCAGAAGAAGCCCGACCCAGACTCCATTCCCAGCCCG ACCCAAGTCATGGAGGATGAGCGGAGCAGGCGGGGGGGTCAGGTGTACAGTACCAACCTCCGAGGCCAGATCCCTCCTTTGGTCACCACCGACTTCATGGTCCAGGACCAGG GCCACACCAGCCCCCGGTTCATCCGCTGCACGGCCTACTCCTTCCCCTGCACGGCCGACATGGCCAAACAGAGTCACATCCCCCTGGCCGCAGTCATAAAGCCCTTTGCCTCTATCCCAAACAACGAG actcccctgtacgtTGTAGACCACGGCGAGGCCGGCCCACTCCGCTGCAACCGATGCAAGGCCTACATGTGCCCCTTCATGCACTTCATTGACGGGGGGCGCCGGTACCAGTGTGGCTTCTGTAGCTGCGTTAATGAAG TGCCAGCTTCCTATTTCCAGCATCTGGACCACATGGGCCGAAGGGTAGACGTCTACCAGAGGCCCGAACTGTCGCTGGGCTCCTATGAGTTCATTGCCACTCTGGACTACTGCAAG GACAACAAACCCCCCAGCCCACCGGCGTTCATCTTCATGATCGACGTGTCCTTCACCACTATCAAGCGAGGCCTGGTCCGCTTGGTGTGCGAAGAGCTGAAGACGCTGCTGGACCGGCTGCCCAG GGAGGAGGGGGCCGAGCGGTCTGCCATCAAGGTGGGCTTCGTCACCTACAACAAGGTCCTGCACTTCTACAACGTGAAGAGCTCCCTGGCACAGCCCCAAATGATGGTGGTGTCCGACGTGGCCGAGATGTTCGTGCCCCTGCTGGACGGCTTCCTCGTCGACTTCCAGGAGTCCCGCTCCGTCATCAGCAA tctgCTAGACCAGATCCCTGACATGTTTGCCGACACCAGTGAGAGCGAGACCGTGTTTGCGCCCGTCATCCAGGCCGGCGTGGAGACCCTGAAA GCTGCAGAGTGCAGCGGCAAACTCTTCATTttccactcctctctcccaacTGCCGAGGCCCCTGGGAGACTGCGGAACAGGGAGGACAAGAGGCTCATTAACACGGAGAAAGAGAAG TCTCTCTTCCAGCCAGCGAGGGGCGCCTACGAGCAGCTGTCCAAGGACTGTGTGTCTAGCGGCTGCTGTGTGGACCTCTTCCTCTTCCCCAGCCAGTATGTGGATGTGGCCAGTATGGGGGACGTCCCGCTGCACACCGGGGGGTCCGTCTACATGTACCCCAACTTCCAG GTGGAAGCCGACAGCGACCTTTTCCTGAGCGATCTGAGAAGTGATGTGAAGCGGCCGATCGGATTCGACGCGATCATGCGCGTCCGGACCAGCACGG GCTTCCGGGCCACTAACTTCTTTGGGTCCATCTACATGAGCAACACCACCGACGTGGAGATGGCCGCTGTGGACTGCCACAAGGCCATCACCGTGGAGTTCAAACACGACGACACACTCAGCGAGGACACTGGCGCCTTGCTGCAG TGCGCACTGCTGTACACCACCGTGGGCGGCCGGAGGCGGCTGCGAATCCACAACCTCGGCCTCAACTGCTGCTCCCAGCTGACCGATCTCTACAAGAGCTGCGAGACTGATGCCCTCATCAACTACTTCGCCAAATCAG CATACGGCGCCATGCTGAACCAACCGCTGAAGGGGGTGCGAGAGGGCTTGGCCAGCGAGGCGGCCCACATGCTGGCCTGCTACAGGAAGCACTGCGCTGCCCCCTCGGCCATGAGCCAG TTGATTCTGCCCGATGCCATGAAGGTGTTCCCGGCGTATATGAACAGCCTCCTGAAGAGCGCCGCCCTTGTGGCCAGTGTGGAACTCTCCACAGATGATAGGGCTCTGCAGAGGCTGACAGTGTTGGGCATGGGTGTGGAAGAGACTCAAGCCCTCTTCTACCCACGCCTCATTCCACTG CATGACGTTGACCCAGTTTCCACGGGGATTCCGCCACCCGTGCGCTGCTCTCGGGAACGCCTCAGCGAACAGGGACTCTACCTGCTGGAAGACGGCCGCCAGATCATCCTGTGGCTAGGCCAGGCCTGCCCCCCTACTCTAGTACAAAGCATCTTCGGTGTGCCGTCCTTCGCCCACGTCAGCACCGTTGTG GGCACCCTGCCAGAATTGGACAACCCACACTCTAAGAGGCTCCGTGCAGTCATCGACCTCATCACCCAGCAAAGGCCCTACTCCATGAAG CTCCTGGTGGTCAAGCAGAAGGAGAAGAACGAGGCTCTGTTCCTTCAGCGGCTGGTGGAGGACCCCGGGCTTCACGGCGGCCCCTCCTACATGGACTTCCTGTGCCACGTCCACAGAGAGATCCGGCAGATTCTCACCTGA